The proteins below are encoded in one region of Deltaproteobacteria bacterium:
- the atpE gene encoding ATP synthase F0 subunit C, protein MRKALQMMMLGGLVWLLSGGTAMAAEGASDGSRGYIAMAAGLAVGIAAVGAGLGQGRAVAAAMESIGRNPNCADRIQTPMILGIAFMEALAIYALVIAFFLQGKV, encoded by the coding sequence ATGCGCAAAGCACTACAGATGATGATGCTGGGCGGGCTGGTGTGGTTGCTGTCGGGCGGTACGGCGATGGCGGCCGAAGGCGCCAGCGACGGCAGCCGCGGCTACATCGCAATGGCGGCCGGTCTCGCGGTCGGTATCGCGGCAGTCGGCGCTGGCTTGGGCCAGGGTCGCGCGGTGGCGGCAGCGATGGAGTCGATCGGCCGCAACCCGAACTGTGCCGATCGTATCCAGACGCCAATGATTCTCGGCATCGCGTTCATGGAAGCACTGGCGATTTACGCGCTGGTGATCGCGTTCTTCTTGCAAGGGAAAGTCTGA